Proteins encoded together in one Ipomoea triloba cultivar NCNSP0323 chromosome 4, ASM357664v1 window:
- the LOC116017480 gene encoding arginase 1, mitochondrial has translation MNNIRRMGFHYLHKLNAENIPRDLIEKGQKRVIEASLTLIQERAKLKGELLRALGGVVASSSLLGVPLGHNSSFLQGPAFAPPRIREAIWCGSTNSTTEEGKDLKDPRVLTDVGDVPIQELRDCGINDDALMDIISESVKLVMEESPLRPLVLGGDHSISYPVVRAVSEKLGGQVDILHLDAHPDIYHSFEGNRYSHASSFARIMEGGYARRLLQVGIRSITKEGREQGKKFGVEQYEMRTFSKDRQYLENLKLGEGVKGVYISVDLDSLDPAFAPGVSHIEPGGLSFRDALNILHNLKGDIVAADVVEFNPQRDTVDGMTAMVAAKLVRELAAKISK, from the exons ATGAACAACATCAGAAGAATGGGATTTCATTATCTGCACAAATTGAATGCTGAAAATATACCAAGAGACTTGATAGAGAAGGGGCAAAAGCGTGTTATTGAGGCATCTCTTACACTTATCCAGGAGAGGGCTAAGCTAAAG GGAGAACTTCTCCGTGCTCTTGGGGGTGTTGTAGCATCATCATCTCTTCTTGGAGTTCCTCTGGGGCATAACTCCTCATTTCTCCAGGGCCCAGCATTTGCTCCTCCTCGAATTCGAGAGGCTATATGGTGTGGCAGCACAAACTCTACAACTGAAGAAG GCAAAGACTTGAAAGATCCGCGTGTCTTGACTGATGTTGGTGATGTGCCAATTCAAGAGTTACGAGATTGTGGCATAAATGATGATGCACTAATGGATATTATTAGTGAATCTGTCAAGCTAGTGATGGAAGAG AGTCCACTGCGCCCCTTAGTGTTGGGGGGTGATCACTCCATATCGTATCCTGTTGTCCGAGCTGTGTCTGAGAAGCTTGGAGGACAAGTTGATATCCTTCACCTCGATGCTCACCCTGATATCTACCATTCCTTCGAAGGAAACAGATACTCACATGCATCTAGTTTTGCTCGAATTATGGAAGGTGGCTATGCTAGGCGACTCCTACAa GTTGGAATTAGATCAATCACAAAGGAAGGTCGTGAACAAGGAAAGAAATTTGGCGTTGAGCAATATGAAATGAGAACGTTTTCCAAAGATCGCCAATATCTGGAAAATCTG AAACTAGGCGAGGGAGTAAAGGGCGTGTATATTTCTGTGGATTTAGACTCGCTTGATCCTGCATTTGCCCCGGGAGTATCTCACATTGAGCCGGGAGGTCTCTCATTCCGCGATGCCCTCAACATACTCCACAACCTTAAAGGCGACATCGTGGCGGCTGATGTGGTCGAATTCAACCCACAGCGCGATACTGTTGATGGGATGACTGCAATGGTTGCTGCAAAACTAGTGAGAGAATTAGCTGCTAAGATATCTAAGTGA